ACATCGTCCTCACCCAGTTCCCCTTGCACGTGAATCAGATATCGCTTGGGTACGTGATGCCTCGGCGACAGCAGACGATGTGCCAATTGTCCGTCGTTGGTCAAGAGGAGTAAACCCTCGGCGTCCTTATCCAATCGTCCCACAGGGAATACGTCAAAGTGCGCATCCGCTTCGTCCAGCAAATCCGTCACAACCGGGTCCCGCAAGTCCTCCGTCGCACTGAGGACGCCTTGTGGCTTATACATCATAAAATACGCGAACGCCGCATAGATGACTGGTTCTCCGTCCCATGTCACGACATCCTTCCCGGGCACGACATGCTGACCCGCGTCCTTGGCAATCACGCCGTTGACCTCAATGCGCGTCGCGCGAATCGCCTTTTTGACTTCCGTCCTCGTGCCCATGCCGGCATTGGCCAGCCACTTGTCCAAACGAATGGCTTTCACAGCGTACGTCCTTTCTGAACTCCATCTTCCATTTCTCGTGCCGACTTCGCTACTTCATCGCGCAACTCGGGTATACCCGACCGCCATGCATTGGCGAGCGCGCGACAGCTTTGCAGTGCGTCCAATACAGCTTTCGTTTTCTGGACGCGCCCGAACAAGAGGTCATTTAATAAGGAAATCGACAAATCAGGGTGCGGCCTGTCCACCAATTCCAAGGCGTCACCTGCAGCGATAACCCCTGGCGCAAGCACGCGAACATACCACCCTGTCCGGCCAGTCTGGCGCACCCTATCCGTCAAGGATGACGCTTGCCAACGCTCGGAAATTTTCCAACATGGCGTACGCGGCTGCGATACTTCAACCAGCACATTCCCGATGCGAAACACATCGCCTACACAGACAGTTTCCTCGTTCAATCCGGCGACCGTTAAATTTTCCCCAAACCCACCAGGAGAAAACGATAAATGTGGGTATTCCGCTGCCCACGTACGATAGTGCTCCAGGGCGTACACCAAAACGGCTTTGTCGGCGCCGCCGTGATGTTTCCGATCCGCCTGCGCATCTCCCTCTATCCCTCCCCGCTCGACAATCACAGGGCGGTTTACCGGCTCTTTGTAAAACGCCGTGCTCCACGTCTTCCCAGCGTCGCCATAGCGATGCATGACATAAGATTGGATTCGTCCAACTTGAATAGAAGTAATCTGGCCCTTCATCTCTCCCACCCCTTCTTACCGTCAGGTTTGTCACTATGGCTACACAATACCAGAAATGCCCGGTAACAAAATACGAATTGTAAAGAAAAAATACCTCCGCCAGGTCTGTTTACAGATTCTTCCGTGCATACTGAAAAAACAGGATGGATCGACTCGCACGGGAATTTTTTATGGAAATTACAATTAAAGATGCCTTTTTTCCAATGATGTGTGTATAATAGGAACAATCATTTCGAAGAACGGTGAGGGGTAGAGTATGGACAGAGTCCAGTTTCATCTTGATCGCCTTTTATTTGAAAAGAATATGAAGATCCCCGATTTAGTAGAAAAGAGTGGCGTGAACAAGAACACGCTCTACGCCATCAAAAAGAATATGATCTCCCGCGTCGATTTAAAAGTGTTGCAAAACATTTGCGACGCATTGGACTGTTCCTTATCTGATTTGATGAGTTACGTGCCGCAGAGCATCTCGTCGTCTCGCGAAGGTGTGCTGTTTGTGTTGTCCGGCCCATCCGGCGCTGGAAAAAATACGCTGATTAACTCGTTGAAACAAAATTACGATCTCGGCCTGACCTTTATCCCATCATTCACCACGCGCGCCATGCGCCCGGGCGAGGTCGAAGGAAATCCATACTTTTTCGTATCACTGAAGGACTTTGAGCAAATGGCCGCGCGGGGAGAATTTCTGGAACACGAAATCATTCACGGAAATTACTATGGGACACATCTGAAGACCTACGAAAAAACGTTGCGCGACGGCAAAGATGTGATTAAGGACATCGATGTCAACGGCGCACTCAACTTAAAAAAGACGTTCCCGAACAATATCGTCCTAATTTATGTTCGCCCAACGGTTTTGAACGAACTCGAGGATAGATTACACGGCCGGGGTGACGCCGACGAAGACATCCGCCGCCGCCTTGAACGCCTAAAGTACGAAGAGTCACTCAGCGACCAGTTCGACTTTCTGATATTCAACGACGATATTCCGACGGCGACGGCCGAATTGGCGCAGATTATCAAGACCTATACCAAACGCGGTGATACGCGCGACGTACGTAGTCAAAATCGCGTGGAAACAACATACGCACAAAAGGCAAAATAAGCACAAAGTCCGCATGTAACGCATACGCTTGCGCGGTAGGGAGAGAGTCACGATGCATACGCTGCTGATTGTGTGTTTGGTACTGCTCGGCATCCTGATTGTACTGATGGGCATTATCGCGTTCGTCGCACTGACCATTTATTGGACCATCGAACCTATTTTAGGAGCGCTTGGTAAGGTATCCACCGGCATTGATATCTTTAAGTTTATCTACCATCGCGTGCAAAAGTGGCGGGAACGGCGAAGGCGTCGACAGGGCTGATATCGATTCGCGAGGTTCTTCGCGATTGGACAAGCGGGATGCGCTGACTACTCCGTCTCCCCCCATAAGGCAAGATGCTGTTCAATGCGTTGCCGAATCCGCGCGAGACATGTCTCGGGATCTTTGGCGAACACGATGTTCCCATCGACGTAGGCGTAGGCATTGTGCGCGCACAACCCGCACTGACTCAAGCACTCGGTGCGCAAGACGGTTACGCCTGGATACATTCCCTCTAGCGCCTCCAAGTCCAATAGACTGATAGGGTTACTGTCGCAAACTTCAACAAGTACGATGTCCATCTGTGTCCCCTCGCGTGTCAGAGATGATTCGTCTAATTCACGCTTCATCATACCTCCTTGTACGGTCTATCGCCAAAATTCGAGCAGACGGGATGCATCAGCGGTCTCCCATTGCGGTTACAAGAGGTCTTCTGCGTAGTGGCAGGCCACGTGATGGTCCTTGGCCAACTCGCGCAACCCTGGCGTCTCTTCGCGGCACCGGTCTTTCACGAACGGGCACCGGTGTGCGAACGGGCATCCCACACGCCCTTCCAACAAGTTCGGCGCTTCATTCGTCGTCTCCGGCAACGGGATACTCCAGTCACTCCCCGGCGTCGCCGCGAACATCAGCCGCGTGTACGGGTGATACGGCTTCTCCAACAGCCCCGCCGACGGCGCCGTCTCCATCACGCGCCCGCCGTACAGCACCATAATCCGGTCGCCAAAGTAGCGGGCTGAGGCGAGATCGTGGGTGATGTACAGGTACGACAAGTTGAAGTCCCGCTTCAGTTCGTTCATCAACTCCAAGATGCCCGCACGAATCGACACGTCCAACATCGATATCGGCTCATCCGCCACGATGAACGCTGGGTTCACCGCGAGCGCACGGGCTATCGCCACGCGTTGGCGCTGACCGCCAGACAGCTCGTGCGGAAACTTCGCCCGAAACTCGTTCACCGGCGTCAGCCCAACACGTTGGAACAGATCTTCCACTTGTTGCGAGATCTCCGCGTGGCTGCCTCCACGATATTTCTTCAGGGGGAACATCAAGTGCCGCTCCAGCGTGCGCACGGGGTTGAGTGACCCGAACGGGTCTTGGAACACCATCTGCGCCACCTTCCGGTACTTCGTCAGCGCCGTCCCTTTGATGTGCGTCACGTCCTGGCCTCCGACTTTCACCGTACCTTCCGACGGTTCCAGGATGCGCACCAGGGAACGGCCGATGGTGCTCTTACCACTGCCCGACTCTCCCACCAACGCCAGCACTTCTCCCTGCTTGATGCGAAAGCTCACGTCGTCCACTGGTGTGATGAACGCCTGCTTCCCCTTCTGCCGGATTGGAAAACGGATTTTCAGGTGGTTGACTTCGATAAAGTTTGTCTGCTCGGCCATGCCATGTTGCCTCCCTTCACTTCGTCGTACAAGTGACACTCCACCAACGCGTGCGCCAGCTGGTGCAACGCCGGGCGCACTTGCTTGCACGCCTCCGACGCAAACGGGCACCGCGGATGGTATGCGCAGCCTTTCGGCAGGTGCAGCAAGTCGGGCGGATGCCCGGGTATCCCTTGAATTTCTACCTCTTCGTGCGTAAGTCTGGGTATCGCCCGCAACAGTCCCTCCGTGTACGGATGGTGTTCTTGACCGAGTTGCAGCGTCTTCGCGTCCGTGTTCTCAACCACGCGCCCCGCGTACATAATCGCCACGCGCTGTGCGAACTCCGCCACCAAACTGAAGTCGTGGCTGATGAACAAAATGGCAAACCCGCGCTGCTTCTGCAACTCCTGAATCTGGTTCAGAATCGACCGCTGCACCACCACGTCCAGCGCCGTCGTCGGTTCGTCCATAATCACCAGCGACGGTTCCAACGCGATGGCAATGGCGATAACAATTCGCTGACGCATACCGCCCGACAACTCGTGGGGATAGCTGCTCAAGTACTTCTGGTCAATGCGCACCAGTCGCAGCAAGTCCACCGCCCGCTCCCGCGCCTCTTTATACGACATCGAGGGTCGGTGGCTCCGGAACGTATCCACGATTTGCTTCTCTATCGTCATCACGGGGTTCAACGCCGTCATCGCACTTTGGAACACCATCGCCATCTCACTCCAGCGAAACGTCCGCAATTCCTTCTTGCTCATCGAATAGACGTCCCGCCCGTTCACGCGGATGGTCCCTTTCGTCAACCGGGCGTTGTTCTTCATCAGTCGCATAATGGCGTTGGCCATCGTCGATTTCCCTGACCCCGACTCGCCTATCAACCCAACTACTTCGTTCTGGTACACCTTCAGGTTGACATCGCTCACCGCCTGCACTGGTCCAGACACCGAATCATAGACGACGGATACATCATCAAGCTCCAATACGGGCACTCTTGCGTCCACGGCGTTTCCCTCCTTGTTCCTGGCGTAACCGCGGGTTCGTGATTTGGTCGATACTGAAGTTCATCAGGACCAGGGACAGCCCCACTAGTGCAATGCCAAGCCCCGGCGGCACAAACCAGTACCAAGCGCCATTGAGCAGCGCGCCGCCCGATTGCGACCAGTACAGCATCGTCCCCCAACTCACCGAGTTCACGCTCTCGAGTCCGAGGAAAGCCAGGCCCGATTCTGCCAGAATCGCACCCAAAATCGCGAAAATGATGTTCGACGCAATCACACTCGTCATATTCGGGATAATTTCCGTCACCATGATGCGCAGCGACGATGCCCCCGAAAGTTTCGCCGCCGTCACGAATTCCCGTCCGCGCAGCGACATTGCCTGCGCACGGAATACCCGCGCCCCCCAGGCCCAACCGGTCAACCCGATAATCAGCCCGTTCAATAGCGGCGTCGTGCTCTTCACCAGCGACTCCACCACAATCAACAAGGCCAAACTCGGCAACACGAGGAAGATATTCGAGATAAAGTTGAGAATGTTATCCGTCCAGCCACCGTGGTAGCCGCCCGTCACCCCGAAAATCAAACCGATGAACGTCGAGATAAGCCCTGCGCCTACCCCCACAATCAGCGTCGCACGCGTACCGAAGATGAACTGTGAAAAGATATCCTGACCGGTCGTCGTCGTCCCCAACAGATGTTTCGCACTCGGGGCCAGGTTTTGCGTAAAGTTGGTCGACAGCGGGTTATACGGCGCAATCAACGGTGCAAACACCGCAATCACCACGAAAATCAGAAACAGAATCACACCGACAAGCGATTTCCAATTCCCAAAGAACATCCGGAGCATATTCGCGTTTTTGCGCCGCTTGGCCACAGGCTCTGCAATCGGTTCCGTCGGCGACGTAATCGGTTCCGTCATCATACGGCCGCACCTCCCGTCCGAACGCGTGGGTCGAGTCGGCTATACAGCAAGTCAACAATCAAGTTGGCCAACAGCACCGCCAGGGCAATCACCAGAAACGCGCCCTGAATCAGCGGGTAATCCTGCTGTAAGACCGCCGCGTTCAGCTGTGCGCCAATCCCCGGGTACGAGTACACGACTTCCGTCAGAATCGAACCGCTCACCACGTTGCCGATGGCAATCGCGAAACTCGTGATTTGCGGCAGAATGGCATTGCGCGCGGCGTACATCATCACCAGCCGCATCGGTCGCACACCCTTGGCCTCGGCAAAGGTCACGTAATCTTCACCCAAGGTCAAAATCATATTGTTGCGCATGCCAATCAACCAACCGCTGAACGACCCCAGGAAGATGGTGATGGCCGGGAGAATCCCGTGTCTCAACGCGCTTAGGAAAAACGCCCACGTAAACGATGGTGGCGTGTCATCTGCATAGCCATGGGCAATTGGAAACCACCCAAACTTAAAACCGAACACGTATAGCAAAATCAGTCCTGTCCACATATACGGGGCTGCCTGAACGAACAGCGACGCAATCGGCAGCGTCGTGTCGAGCACCTTGCCGCGCCGCCAGGCGATGAGGATGCCAAGTCCTGTTCCTGCGAACACCGAAATCAACGTCGTGATGCCGACCAACCCCAGTGTCCACGGCAAGCTCTGGCCAATGACGGTCGTCGTCGGCGTCGGGTAGTAGGTAAACGAGAGTCCCCAGTTACCAGTCAACAATCCTTTGAGGTACGTCACATATTGCACGAAAATCGGTTGATTACTGAATCCGAACTGCAATTCCAGTGCGTGCATGGCCTGTGGCGTCAGGTTGTTCGAGAACTTTGCGAACATCGCCTGCGCCGGATCGCCAGGCATCATGCGGGGCAAGATGAAGTTGATGGTCACAGCCGCCCACACCGATACGACGAAAAAGATTAAGCGGTTCACCACATATCGCATGATGCTTCCCTCCACACGTTGCGTACGTAAAGTGGCAGAACGAATCTAGAGACCCGTTCTGCCGCAACACGATTTTGGCTCACCCCGATTTGGCCCAGCCTGATGTGACTTAACCGAATTGAACGCTCTATCTTTGAAAATGCTCGGTTTTCTGGTGTAAATCAGTTCGTTGGTTTGAGGTGCATAATCACGATGCCAGCTGCTGGCCACGACCATGGTGCCGGGGAAACGTACGGGTTATCCGCACTCGGCCAACCGGTGTAGTTCTTGGTGCTGTACTCGTACCACGTGCCGCCATAGAACAGCGGGATAGCCGGAAGTTGCTCTGCGGCAATCTTCTCGAACTTATACATCGCCTCTTTTTGCTTCTGCGGGTCAGATGTCGACTCGAATGCCTGGAAGGCGGCGTCCGTCGCCGGATCATTCCATTGTTCGTAGTTCATGCTGCCGTGCGAAGCGTACACGTTCTCGTCGATGTAATACGGGTTCGGACCGCCGCCGGACGATGCGATGGCCAACTGGAACTTGTGACTCTGCAGCGCCGCTTCATACCCTGCGTACTGCATCTGCTGCACGTTCACTTGAACACCCAGCTGTTTCAGGTTCTGCGCGATAATCTGTGCATCTGCGTCCCAGTCGGTCCAACCCGAAACTACCGCCAGATTGAACGAAA
Above is a genomic segment from Alicyclobacillus acidoterrestris containing:
- a CDS encoding DUF1450 domain-containing protein; its protein translation is MMKRELDESSLTREGTQMDIVLVEVCDSNPISLLDLEALEGMYPGVTVLRTECLSQCGLCAHNAYAYVDGNIVFAKDPETCLARIRQRIEQHLALWGETE
- a CDS encoding ABC transporter ATP-binding protein translates to MAEQTNFIEVNHLKIRFPIRQKGKQAFITPVDDVSFRIKQGEVLALVGESGSGKSTIGRSLVRILEPSEGTVKVGGQDVTHIKGTALTKYRKVAQMVFQDPFGSLNPVRTLERHLMFPLKKYRGGSHAEISQQVEDLFQRVGLTPVNEFRAKFPHELSGGQRQRVAIARALAVNPAFIVADEPISMLDVSIRAGILELMNELKRDFNLSYLYITHDLASARYFGDRIMVLYGGRVMETAPSAGLLEKPYHPYTRLMFAATPGSDWSIPLPETTNEAPNLLEGRVGCPFAHRCPFVKDRCREETPGLRELAKDHHVACHYAEDLL
- a CDS encoding ABC transporter permease, encoding MMTEPITSPTEPIAEPVAKRRKNANMLRMFFGNWKSLVGVILFLIFVVIAVFAPLIAPYNPLSTNFTQNLAPSAKHLLGTTTTGQDIFSQFIFGTRATLIVGVGAGLISTFIGLIFGVTGGYHGGWTDNILNFISNIFLVLPSLALLIVVESLVKSTTPLLNGLIIGLTGWAWGARVFRAQAMSLRGREFVTAAKLSGASSLRIMVTEIIPNMTSVIASNIIFAILGAILAESGLAFLGLESVNSVSWGTMLYWSQSGGALLNGAWYWFVPPGLGIALVGLSLVLMNFSIDQITNPRLRQEQGGKRRGRKSARIGA
- a CDS encoding pseudouridine synthase, with the translated sequence MKAIRLDKWLANAGMGTRTEVKKAIRATRIEVNGVIAKDAGQHVVPGKDVVTWDGEPVIYAAFAYFMMYKPQGVLSATEDLRDPVVTDLLDEADAHFDVFPVGRLDKDAEGLLLLTNDGQLAHRLLSPRHHVPKRYLIHVQGELGEDDVQAIANGVTLEDGYQALPGELMIVERGQTSAAEIVIYEGKYHQVKRMLMALGKPVTFLKRLEMGPLVLDSDLSPGEYRKLTEMEVARLQEVQ
- the gmk gene encoding guanylate kinase; protein product: MDRVQFHLDRLLFEKNMKIPDLVEKSGVNKNTLYAIKKNMISRVDLKVLQNICDALDCSLSDLMSYVPQSISSSREGVLFVLSGPSGAGKNTLINSLKQNYDLGLTFIPSFTTRAMRPGEVEGNPYFFVSLKDFEQMAARGEFLEHEIIHGNYYGTHLKTYEKTLRDGKDVIKDIDVNGALNLKKTFPNNIVLIYVRPTVLNELEDRLHGRGDADEDIRRRLERLKYEESLSDQFDFLIFNDDIPTATAELAQIIKTYTKRGDTRDVRSQNRVETTYAQKAK
- a CDS encoding ABC transporter ATP-binding protein, producing MDARVPVLELDDVSVVYDSVSGPVQAVSDVNLKVYQNEVVGLIGESGSGKSTMANAIMRLMKNNARLTKGTIRVNGRDVYSMSKKELRTFRWSEMAMVFQSAMTALNPVMTIEKQIVDTFRSHRPSMSYKEARERAVDLLRLVRIDQKYLSSYPHELSGGMRQRIVIAIAIALEPSLVIMDEPTTALDVVVQRSILNQIQELQKQRGFAILFISHDFSLVAEFAQRVAIMYAGRVVENTDAKTLQLGQEHHPYTEGLLRAIPRLTHEEVEIQGIPGHPPDLLHLPKGCAYHPRCPFASEACKQVRPALHQLAHALVECHLYDEVKGGNMAWPSRQTLSKSTT
- a CDS encoding MOSC domain-containing protein → MKGQITSIQVGRIQSYVMHRYGDAGKTWSTAFYKEPVNRPVIVERGGIEGDAQADRKHHGGADKAVLVYALEHYRTWAAEYPHLSFSPGGFGENLTVAGLNEETVCVGDVFRIGNVLVEVSQPRTPCWKISERWQASSLTDRVRQTGRTGWYVRVLAPGVIAAGDALELVDRPHPDLSISLLNDLLFGRVQKTKAVLDALQSCRALANAWRSGIPELRDEVAKSAREMEDGVQKGRTL
- a CDS encoding ABC transporter permease — protein: MRYVVNRLIFFVVSVWAAVTINFILPRMMPGDPAQAMFAKFSNNLTPQAMHALELQFGFSNQPIFVQYVTYLKGLLTGNWGLSFTYYPTPTTTVIGQSLPWTLGLVGITTLISVFAGTGLGILIAWRRGKVLDTTLPIASLFVQAAPYMWTGLILLYVFGFKFGWFPIAHGYADDTPPSFTWAFFLSALRHGILPAITIFLGSFSGWLIGMRNNMILTLGEDYVTFAEAKGVRPMRLVMMYAARNAILPQITSFAIAIGNVVSGSILTEVVYSYPGIGAQLNAAVLQQDYPLIQGAFLVIALAVLLANLIVDLLYSRLDPRVRTGGAAV